DNA sequence from the Acidobacteriota bacterium genome:
GATCCGGGCCGGAGTCGATTCGATCGAACATGGAAGTTTGATCGATGACGATGGCATCAGGATGATGAAGGAAAAGGGAACTTATCTGTCGGCAGATATCTACAACGACGATTTTATTTTGGCTGAGTTTGCGAAGTTTGGGACGCCGCAGAAGATCATCGATAAAGAAAAGCTTGTCGGCAGGCTTCAGCGCGAGAATTTTAAGAAGGCGGTTCAAGCCGGTGTGAAGATAGCGTTTGGGACCGACGCGGGCGTTTATCCGCACGGCTGGAATGCAAAGCAGTTTGCGAAGATGGTCGAGTGGGGAATGACGCCGATGGCCGCAATTCAGGCGTCAACCGTAGGTAACGCTGACCTTTTCGGCTGGACCGATAAGATCGGTTCGATCACCGCCGGCAAATATGCAGATATCATCGCCGTCAGCGGAGATCCGATACAAAACATCGGGATACTAGAAAATGTGAGTTTCGTGATGAAGGGCGGAACGATCTATAAGAATAACGTCAAGAAATAGCTCAGTTTGCACAAAAAAATATGGACCGAAGAGAATTCGTCGGCATTCTTGGAGCTTTGCCATTGCTTGGAGCGGCGCGTGCTTTTTCTCCCGCGAACTTCAGCAAAGTAGTTTATCCGGGTAAGGACGGTCGGCTCGTCTATGTTCCGGACGGCGAGGGGAACACGATCCCGGATTTCTCTAATTGCGGCTATATGGGCGGAGGCGTAAAGCTCCCCACCGTGCCGATCCGGGCAACGGTAGAACCTACCTCGGAAAATGCAGGCAAAGCGATCCAGGATGCGATCGATAAGGTCTCGGCGTTGGCGTTGGGTAAAGATGGATTTCGCGGCGCCGTTCTAATTCGGAGAGGCACTTACAAGGTCGACCGAACGCTTATGATCCGAACGAGTGGAGTTGTACTGCGGGGCGAGGGCGATAGTGAAAAAGGTACAGTTCTGGTCGCTACGCAGCGAAAGCAACACACGCTTATCGAGATCAAGGGCAAAGGTTCCGGGAAAGCGACAGGTAGGAGGACTCTGATAAAAGATGCTTACGTGCCTGTCGGTTCACGGTCCTTCAAGATCGAGTCTGCGGCGGGATTTTCCGTCGGTGATGAGATCATTGTTAGGCGTATTGGCAACAAAGAGTGGATCCGCGAGATCGGGATGGACCGGATAACGCCAAGGTCCACGGGGGGAACGGTTCAGTGGGAGCCATTCGATCTAGATTTTGAACGGGTGATCAAAGCGATCAAGGGCGACACGATAACGATCGATGCTCCTATTGCCTGTGCGATCGACGGTCGTTGGGGCGGCGGCGAGGTCCGGAGCGTTGACAACAGCGGCCGTATCAGCCAGGTCGGTATCGAAGATCTGCGTGGCGACTCTGAGTTCGATCCAAAGATCAAGGCCGACCTTGAGGGCGGCAAAGGCAAATATTTCTCTGATGAACAGCATTCATGGGAATTTATAACCATAAACTTTGCCGAGAATGTTTGGGTCCGCGACGTGACAGCGATCCACTTCGGCTACACCGGTGTTCATGTCAGTCAGGATGCCAGGTGGGTAACGGTGCAGGACAGCAAATGCCTCGACATGATCTCCGAGATCACCGGCAGCCGCCGTTATTGCTTTCACCTTGAGGGGCAGTTGAGCCTTGTGCAGCGATGCTTTGCGGACACTGGGCGGCATGCCTTTGTTGTCGGATCCAGAGTTTGCGGCCCTAATGTGTTCCTTTCCTGCAAGGCGACAAATTCGTACAATACGAGCGAACCTCACCACAGATGGTCGGTCGGCGGACTTTATGATAATGTCTCGGCCCCGATGGCGATACAGGATCGCCAGTGGATGGGAACGGGACATGGATGGGCCGGTGCAAATTATGTCGCTTGGAATTGTGAAGGTCCGCTAGTTTGTCAAAAACCGCCGACGGCTCAGAATTGGGCGATCGGGCACGTAGGCGAAAAACAGCCAGGGGCGTTTGCGCCGCGTCAGGATGGGTATTGGGAGTCTCTGGGCCGACATGTAGAACCCGCAAGCCTCTACTTACAACAGCTGAAAGACCGGCTGGGAGCGGCGGCAGTTAAGGCGATCGCGAAGGCCTAGTATTTGTAACTTGGACGCTAGCGGGATTGATTGAGCATCACTGACGCACCGAAAGTCATCAGCAAAATCACGCTTACAAAGGCGTTGGTTGTAAAGAATGCGGCGTTCATTTTGCTCAAGTCATTGGCTTTTACCAAGGTGTGCTGGTAAATCAGCAACGCCCCGACGGCTATCACGCCCGCGAGGGCTAGCCAGCCAAGTCCGGTCACCAAATACAGCAAAACCAAGACGATAAAAGCCTGAAAGTGAAATACGCGGGCGATCCAGAGCGAGTTTTTGATGCCGAAACGAGCCGGTATCGAACGCAATCCGGCCTTACGGTCAAATTCGAAATCCTGGCACGCGTACAGCACATCAAATCCCGCCGTCCACATCAGAACCAGCACCGAAAGCAGGATCGGGATCTCGTCATTTAGTGTTCCGCGAACCGCGATCCAGGCGGCCGAAGGCGAGATCGCCAGAGCGATACCGAGGATCAGATGAGCGAGCGCGGTGAACCGTTTGGCGTACGAGTAACCGAGTACGAAGAGCAACGCGACCGGAGAAAGGGCGAATGTGAGCCAGTTCAGCGAGTAAGACGCGAGCAGGAAAACGCCGATAGAAACGTAGAGGAAGACCCAGGCGAAGCCGACCGAGAGCTTGCCGCTTGGCAGTTCGCGGTTAGCGGTTCGAGGATTTTTGGCATCGATGTCGCGGTCGACGATTCGGTTAAAGGTCATCGCGGCCGAGCGGGCTCCGAACATCGCGACCGTGATCCACAGCAGCTGCCACCAGGTCGGCAGGCCGTTCGCTGCGAGGATCGCTCCGAGGAATGCGAACGGCAGAGCGAACAGCGTATGCTCGAATTTGATCATCGCGAGCGTGGTCTTAAGTTTTTCAGCGAATGATGCCATCGTTCCGGCCCTCGGGCCAAACGAAAAGTGTAACAAATAAAGGCAAAATATGCCCTCGGAGCGGAGGTTGCAAAATCGAGACCGAGTTAATACGATAAGCCAGATAATCTATGGACATCCAGCAGCTAATCGAAACATGGCAGATCAACAACCGCATTAACCTATATCTGCTCGACGCTATAGCACCTGAACATCTCGCGGACGGCCTTTCGTCGAAGGGCAGGAATGTCGGCGAGCAGTTCGCACATATTCATAATGTACGGCTGATGTGGCTCAAGGCCTCGATGCCCGAGGAACTCGCCGGCCAGGCAAAGGTCGAAAAAGGAAAATGCCGGCGACAAGGAGCTCCTAGGACTCTCGCTCGAGCAGTCCGGCGTGGCGATCGTCAAGCTTCTCGAATTTGCCGCCTCGAACGGCGGACGGGTCAAAGGATTCAAACCGCACGTCACGGCTTTCGTCGGATATCTTACCGCCCACGATGCACATCATCGGTCGCAGATCATCATCGCTCTCAAGCAATCCGGCCATCCGCTCGACAAGAAAATTCTCTACGGCATCTGGGAATGGGGAGCAAGAAATGCATCTCCGTAGCCGTGACTTTTTGTGTTTTTTCACTTTTCGCCAAACTTTACCAAAAATTACCGCATAAAAAGTGTGAATCGATTCACACTTTTGCAAAAGCCAGTGCTGAGACGCCGATAAATACTGGGTTTCAGCGATCCGCACCTAGCCGCTCGGGCCAAAAACCGGGTGTTCGTTGGTAGAGGAAAAAACGGGGTTTTTGAGAGGTTTGCGTGAGATTGGTAGAGGTATTTGGCAGATTGGTCAAACGTGTTGGTTAGTCATTAAGAAAACGAGGTAAGTGGGGCAAATTTAGGTAACACCGGATGGACCCCCCCCCCCCGCGGACCCCGCGCCCCCCCCCGGCCCCCCCCCCCCAAAAACCCCGGGCAGCGCTGAAACCCCGGGGCCCCCGGCCGCCGCCCGCGGGGGCGGGGAGAGAAGAGTTTCAAACTGACCAAGTGCCGATCTTCGCCGGCCCGTTGTGGTGACTAGTTTTCAGTCGAGGAAACGATGCCCAGGGGACGAACTCATGATGCGATCACATTTCTGCTCGCGGCACCGGCATTTGCGGTGACGTATAGTGTGACGCGGGATATCGCTGCATCGGCAACCGTCGGTTTAGCGTTCATCTTCGGCGGGTTGATGTTCGGGCCGGACCTGGACACGGTTTCGCGGCAATATTCTCGTTGGTTCATCTTTCGGTTTCTTTGGTTTCCCTATAGATCCTTTTTCAGTCATCGCTCGCGGTTTTCGCACGGTTTGATCTTCGGAGCGTTGATCCGGGTTGTTTATTTTATGGGGATCGTGTCGCTGATCGTATTTCTCACGGTCTATCTTTATGCGGCCAATTCGGGCGGAAGCCTGCCCGCGTTCGGCCAGATCGCCGATGTATGGCGGCCGATAGGCATATATACGCGTGAGAAGTTGGGAAGTAATTTGTTAGAACTGATCTTTCCCGGGCTATGGCTCGGGGCAGCGAGTCATACGTTTACCGACATGGCAGGATCGTTCGTGAAGACAGGGCGGGTTGCGAAGTTTTTGTGACTTAACCTCGTCCGCCGCCGGATCTTGCGGTAAAAAGCCTCAGTGCCTGGCGTCGGGCGGCGTCGGAGATGTTGCGGTTTTTCGAGAGTGCCATCAGATCGCGGAGCTGGAGGCGGCTCATGATCGTGATGACGTTGGCGAGCGGCGTCCGCGGGTTTCGGGCGAGGTTGTGCATGACGGGGTAGCTGCGCGCCCATTGGCGGTTGGCGGCGATCTGGCGGAGGATCTCTTCGGAGATGGACCGCATCGAGGCGATATTCTCGACCTCTTTTTCACTGATACGCGGGTTGTTGACGACAGCCGTTGAGACGAGCTTGTTCGGGTCGCGGATCAGGATATTGCGAGCCTCGCGGTCGCCCTTCATGGCGAGTTTGACGCGGTCTTTGACGCCCATTCGCATGATGCGGTTGAGCATCGAGATGCGTTCGCTCGACGCCTCGTCCTCGGCCTGCATTTCGCCGAGTATCTTGTTGAGGATCGCTTTGCGGGTTTCCTCGCTTTCCTCGTAGATCTCCTCGATATACTCGAGAGCCAGCCACGAATCATCCGTTTCCTGATCGGGAACCTCAATATGCTGGGCGATAAAAAGGGCGTCTTCGAGGCTTAAACCCGAGCCTCCGCGTTCATCGGCAACTTCTGCCTGCTCGATAAATTCGGCAGCGGCCTCGTTACCCTGAGCGCGAAGTTCGTTCGCGATCTGCTGGGCACCGCGTTCTTTTTCGAAAAACTCGCGCTTAATTTCCAACGCCCGCCGTTCAGCATCCGGCGTGCGGTTCGGATTCGAAATGATCGCATCGAGGATCGCGGGATTCTGGATCAGCAGCTGCTGATTGAACGAGATCAGGTCGATCAGCGGACCATGTGGTGTCTTCGCTGCAAAATCGGCGACCGCCGCGGGCGGTGTGTGGGGATTTAGCAGGATCGCTTCATAGATCGACGGCGACAGATCGGACTGCCGGGAAAATGAGCGAGAACCCGGGGAGCGAGAGCAGCCGAGCGGATCGTCGCCTCAAGTGCTTGATGCTGCTGTGAACGGAGGGTTTCGGTCGCCGCGTCTCTTAATTCGCCATCGGAGCCTTCGAAAAAATTGACAAGTATCTCAAGAAGATCCGTCTGCGGCAGCGGAAGTGCACCTCTGGCCGCCGCAAGCTGGGCTGGACGCGGAGCCGTGCCTTCGATCATGGCTTTGACGACTGGATTACTTGAAGAGATCTCGGAACTCATATAATGCGGGAGAAATCCCACTATTGCGCGTATAAATTGAAGGAGAGGCCTGGTCGATCAAGACCTGCCTAATTCTAGCATAGATGATTATAATCTTGACTAATACCAACTGCTTAAACTAGTTTAAACGTAGAGCATATTTTGCCTCTATTGTATAACTCCACATACCGCCTATATACAGCAAATATAATGATAAAAGAAGAACTTAAAGGACTTATTTCAGACAAGAGCGCCCGCATCGGTGTGATCGGGCTTGGCTACGTCGGCCTACCGCTGATCATTGAATTCTGCCTCAAGGGTTATGAGGCTGTCGGCTTTGAGGTCGATGAGAAAAAGACCAGCGAGATCAACGCCGGACGTTCGTACATCGTCGATGTTACAAGTGAGAACGTAAAGAAGTGCGTTGACGAAGGAAAACTCACCGCGACGACCGATTTTGCCAAGCTCAACACGTGTGATGTGATCATCATCTGCGTCCCGACACCGCTCCGAAAGACGAAAGATCCGGACATGTCCTACATTCTGACCGCCGGCGGCGAGATCCAGAAATACATGCGTCGCGGACAGCTTATCATTCTCGAATCAACAACTTATCCCGGCACGACAGACGAAGTACTGCTGCCGATGTTCGAAGAAAAAGGCTTTAAGCTCGACGAAGATTTTCTTCTGGCATTCTCACCAGAGCGTGTAGATCCGGGCAATCCGCAGTTTCAGACACACAATATTCCAAAGGTTGTCGGCGGTGTCGGGCCCGATTCGACTGACGTGGCGGCTTTTCTTTACGGCCAGATCGTCAGCAATATTCATCGGGTTTCGTCAGCACGCGTTGCCGAGGCGGCGAAACTGTGGGAAAACACATTCCGCGCTATCAATATCGGAATGGCAAACGAAATGGCCAAGGTATGTAACGCTCTCGGTATCGATACCTGGGAAGTCGTAAGTGCGGCGGCGACCAAGCCATTCGGCTTTATGCCGTTCTATCCGGGACCGGGAATCGGCGGGCACTGCATTCCGCTCGATCCGCACTACTTGTCGTGGAAGGCGAGACAGCATGGATTTGATTCGAAGTTCATCTCGCTTGCCGAACAGATCAATTCGACGATGCCAAACTACGTTGTCGAACTCGCGACCGCCGCGCTGAACGAAGAGCGAAAAGCGGTAAACGGTTCAAAGATCCTGATTCTTGGCGTCGCCTACAAAAAAGACATCGACGACATGCGCGAATCGCCGGCACTTTCGATCATCGATCTGCTGCGTGCCGATGGAGCCGATGTTTATTACCACGATCCGTTCGTTCCGGTTGTGACATTTGACCACGCCTACACGATCGGCGATGCCGACCCGCTTTACAACAAAGAACTGACCGACGAACTGATCGCCGAATCGGACTGCGTGATCATCTGCACGGAACACACGACCGTTGACTACTCACGCATCTGCCGCCTGGCAAAAGTGGTTGTCGATACAAGAAATGCCCTGTCACCCGAGATCCGCGGGGCCTGCAATGCGAAGGTTGTGAGGCTCTAAATGCTCAAGGTTCTCCTCATCGCCGGTGCACGGCCAAATTTTATGAAGGTCGCTCCGATCTACGCCGAAATGAAGCGGCGGCCGTCGGAATTTGTGCCGATGATCGTGCATACGGGCCAGCATTACGATGCGGCGATGTCGGATGCTTTTTTTGACGATCTCGGTATGCCGAAGCCGGATATTTATCTCGGTGTTGGCTCGGGTTCGCACGCGGTGCAGACGGCGAAGATCATGACGGAATTCGAGCCGGTCGTGCTTGAGCATAAGCCGGAGTGGGTTCTCGTTGTAGGCGACGTCAATTCCACGATCGCCTGCGCACTTGTCTGTGCAAAGCTTGGGATCAAGATCGCTCACGTCGAGGCGGGATTGCGATCTCGTGACAGAGCGATGCCTGAGGAGATCAATCGCATTCTGACGGATTCGATCTCGGACCTGCTGCTGACGACTTCGCAGGATGCGGATGTAAATCTCGATCAAGAGGGAATTCGAGGGCGGCGGGTGAAGTTCGTCGGCAACGTGATGATCGATTCGCTGCTCGAACATCTGAAGATCGCTGAAAACTCGACCGTTCGCGAGGATCTTGGCATTGCGGCGGGCGAATACGGCGTGATGACGCTGCATCGTCCGTCGAATGTGGATGAGCGAGATGTGTTCGAGGGAATTCTCGACGCGTTGGTCACGGTCGCTGAGAAACTGCCGATCATTTTTCCGGTTCACCCGCGGACACGCGGCAAGATCGCGGAATTTGGGTTTGACGCGAAGATCGCGAGCTCAAACATCCGCCTCATCGATCCGCTCGGCTATCTCGATTTCATGCGGCTCTACAGCGGTGCGAAATTGGTGCTGACCGATTCGGGTGGGCTGCAGGAAGAGACGACGGTGCTCGGCATTCCGTGCCTAACGCTTCGCCACAATACTGAACGGCCGGTGACCATTGAACTCGGAACTAACGTACTCGTCGGAACCGATCCTGAGAAGATAAAACAGGCTGCGGCTGAAGTTCTCGACGGCGGAAAACAGCGTGAAGACGCTAAGATACCGCCGCTGTGGGATGGACGATATGCGACGAATTGGACGTTATCTAAGTGACGAACTGATCGGCGTATGGGAACTAGATACTATTTTGTCGACTCTGTCGGATACCCCGCCGCTTTCCATCCCTGAAAACCGCCTTTGAGGGCAAATACATTTGAAATTCCTTTTTGATTCATTTGGAATGCCAAACTGGCACTCGAGTGCTCGGCCGGTCAGGAACAGTAAACAATGATCTTCTTGTTTTTTGGCAGGGCGTCGAATCGATTTTCTGCCGCACCTTCGATGACCACGGCTCCCTTGATGTGGTCCGCCTTGTAAACTTCGACCGCCCTGGCATCGACAAAGACGGCACTTGAATCGTCATACGCCTTCTTTGCTTCCTCGATCCCGATTCTGGGCACTTCCGCGTCGGTCGACGGTTTCTTGACATCGCCAGACTGGCCCAAAGCGGCCAGAGCAGCGAGCGCGATAAAACACACTAAAAGTAGCGATCTCATATTTCTCCTTATGGTTGTTGGGCTGAGCCTTGGACTGGATAACCTGCCGTCTTCCAGGCGTTAGGGCCGCCTGTCAGAGCGTAGGTTCCGGGGATTCCTTTCTGGTTCATTTGGAATGCCAAACTGGCACTCGTGTGTTCGCCTCCTCAGGAGCAATAGACAATTATCTTTTTGCCTTTAGGAAGGTTATCGTAACTCTGTTCAACACCCGGCTGATACGGAACGACGATCGCTCCAGGCAGATGCTCGACGTCAAAGGCGGCTTGCCCACGGCTGTCGACGAAGACGACATTTCCAGCATCGTATTCCTTCTTAGCTTCTTCCGCTGAGATCCGTGGAACCGCGAGATCGTTAGTATATTTGACGTATTCGATCACGGCCGGTTTCTGGCACGCCAGGAAAAGAACCAGGACGAAAAGCGACAAGCCTGAGGCTTTCAGTTTATTCATACTATTTCTCTCCAAACGCCGCCAAAACTTCATCGGCGTGTTTTGCGACATCCACTTTTTCAAAGATCTTGACGATCTTGCTGTCATCGATCAAAAAAGTCTTGCGAAATGTGCCCATGTACTTCTTACCGTACATGCTCTTTTCGCCCCAGACGCCGTAATCTTCGACGATCTTTTTATCGACGTCGGCGAGCAGATCGAACGGAAGCTGATACTTTGAGATAAATTTCTGATGCGATTTCTCGCTGTCGGTCGAAACGCCGAGGACCGTAATACCTTTTTCACGAAACACATCGTCAGCATCGCGGAACGAGCACGCTTCCTTCGTACAGCCTGGTGTATCGTCTTTCGGATAAAAATAGAGCACCACACGCTTGCCCGCAAAATCCGATAGGCTTACGTCATTGCCGTTCTGGTCCTTCGAAGTAAAATCGGGAGCTTTATCGCCTTCTTTCAACATTTAATGCAAAACCTCGCTTGATCGTTTTTAGAATAATCCAATTCTCCACAATCGAGCCTTTCGGCGCAATACTGGATCGCTATTTCTTCTTGCCAAAGTTCCATTTCATGCCGGTCGTGAAGAGAAAGTCGTTTCGCTGGGCATTACCGTTCGGGTCGTTATTAAACCGATCGCCGACCGAGAAATAGAAGCCGACTTTTTTCGTGACGTCGGCCGAGAGCGTCGCGTCGAAGATGAAGCGATACTCGTTACGGTCAGTGACGTTCTGGAAAAAGGTCATCGTGTTCTGAAATTTCATACGATCATTCAATTTCTGCTTGAATGTGAATCCGGCCAGGGCTTCCGGTGTGTTGGTGTCGTTTCCGGTCTGCCACGTGCGGTTCCACGCTCCGCCGGCAATGAATTCAAGTTCGGTACGGTCGTTCTTTATCGTACGGTGTCCAAGGCCGCCACCGGGAACTGAGCGGAAATTCAGGTGGCGAGGTTTATCACGTTCAAAATCGTAGGAGATAAAACCAAACAACCGCCGGTCGATCGTTCGGTCATAGCGGGCACCGCCCCAGAATGCATTCTGGGTCGTGATGTTGACGTGATTTCCGTGATTACTGTTCCACAGGCTCCGAGCGTAGATGATGAATCCGTCCTGAGGGCGCGTTTTCGAAGCTCGAAGGCCTGTCGACATCGTAATGTTGTTCGAGTTTCCGGATGTGTAGCTGAACCCGATATTTGCATTGCCTTCCCAACCTGTCGCGAGGGCTCTAAAGCGGCCGGAAAAGCCGTTAGAGCTTTTTTTTACGACTGCAGGAGACGGAACCGACACAGGAGCTTTTTCTGGTTTTGGCTGAACTGCCGTCGCGACAGGCTTTATCGCATCTTTGGTCGCGGGATCTGCCACGACCTTCTCGATGTGTGATCGAGCGATCTTTACCTTGCCGGCGTATACAGTTTCGACGGTGATCGTATCGTCACTTTCATCGACGATCTTGCCGGTCAGGCGGTCACCGTTTTTCAACGTGATCTCGCTGGCAGCGATGTTAAGCGCTAGTGAAAAGAGCAGCAATGTTGCGAGGGGCCAGGAAAAGTTTTTCATCACGAATATAAAATAACATTATGAAAAAAGGATGTGAATTAGGTCTCGTGATGACTGTATTTGACGTATCGGCAACCGCGTAAAAGAATGGTTGTGTTGATGAAGCTTCTGTCCGAAAAAAATGCACTCACGAAACTCGCAATTTTGCGCGATGATCTTGCTCGCGAGATCCGCGAAGGCTATGAGCACAAGGCAGCTCCTTGCCTGACCTGCCCGACGCCGGGAGCGTGCTGTCTTGATGCGCATTTTGTAAATGTTCACATCTCACGCCTGGAGGCCGAGGCGATCAACGCAAAGTTGGAGACTTTGAATGATAAACATCGAGGCGAAGTATTGAGGCGGATCGAGGCGACGATCGCGGAATACAATTTGTCACGTGAGGGGGACACGTTCGACCAGAAATTCGCCTGTCCGCTTTTTGAAAAAGGAACCGGCTGCCTCGTTCACGACGATGGAAAGCCGGTTGCCTGTACGATGCATGCCTGTTACGAAAACGCAGCCGATCTGCCGCCTGACGAATTGCAGATCGCCCAAGAACAAAAGATCGATGACCTCAACGCCCGCACATACGGGCGTCGAGATCAGTGGCTGCCGATCCCGCTGGCGATCAGGAGACGATGAGCTAGTCGATCTTTACGTCGACGAATTTGTCACTGACGTTTCCCGCAAAGTCCGTTACCAGAAAGCCGATCGAATAATCCCCGGGGGCAACATCCATATTGCCGACGTAGAGGTCTTCCTTATCGCTAATAGTTAGAATGTCGGCCGGGTCGGTTGACGCGACATCTGACTCGTCACCATTGTCGTCTATCGAGAGGTAGACGGGGCGGATCGAATCGCCGCGGTCGAGCTTGACCTCGCGCTGAAGGCCCTTTGATTCCATAACGGCATAAACAAATTCGCCGGTAGCCTCTTCTTCGTTGAAGTCGATCACAAAATATAGCGTTATGTCGTTCCACTCCTTGCGGCCACGGTATTTTACTTGAGCAGGCACCTCGACGTAATAGACATCTTTGCCATCATCGATCTCGGCAAAATCGGTGATCGGGCAGATCACTTCCTTTGTGCCATCGCCGATCGAGAACCACGAACCGTCCCATTCCTCGTGCAGGTTGCCTTTTTCATCAGGCTCTGTCGGTATGGCCCCGATGATGATCGATTCCTTTTCGTGTTCTTCTGCAATGACGAATGTCGCTTCCTCGACATCATCGGCATTAACTTTTGCGCTGACCGTGACAACGCCGTC
Encoded proteins:
- the wecB gene encoding UDP-N-acetylglucosamine 2-epimerase (non-hydrolyzing); this encodes MLKVLLIAGARPNFMKVAPIYAEMKRRPSEFVPMIVHTGQHYDAAMSDAFFDDLGMPKPDIYLGVGSGSHAVQTAKIMTEFEPVVLEHKPEWVLVVGDVNSTIACALVCAKLGIKIAHVEAGLRSRDRAMPEEINRILTDSISDLLLTTSQDADVNLDQEGIRGRRVKFVGNVMIDSLLEHLKIAENSTVREDLGIAAGEYGVMTLHRPSNVDERDVFEGILDALVTVAEKLPIIFPVHPRTRGKIAEFGFDAKIASSNIRLIDPLGYLDFMRLYSGAKLVLTDSGGLQEETTVLGIPCLTLRHNTERPVTIELGTNVLVGTDPEKIKQAAAEVLDGGKQREDAKIPPLWDGRYATNWTLSK
- the bcp gene encoding thioredoxin-dependent thiol peroxidase, which translates into the protein MLKEGDKAPDFTSKDQNGNDVSLSDFAGKRVVLYFYPKDDTPGCTKEACSFRDADDVFREKGITVLGVSTDSEKSHQKFISKYQLPFDLLADVDKKIVEDYGVWGEKSMYGKKYMGTFRKTFLIDDSKIVKIFEKVDVAKHADEVLAAFGEK
- a CDS encoding rhodanese-like domain-containing protein codes for the protein MRSLLLVCFIALAALAALGQSGDVKKPSTDAEVPRIGIEEAKKAYDDSSAVFVDARAVEVYKADHIKGAVVIEGAAENRFDALPKNKKIIVYCS
- a CDS encoding UbiA family prenyltransferase → MASFAEKLKTTLAMIKFEHTLFALPFAFLGAILAANGLPTWWQLLWITVAMFGARSAAMTFNRIVDRDIDAKNPRTANRELPSGKLSVGFAWVFLYVSIGVFLLASYSLNWLTFALSPVALLFVLGYSYAKRFTALAHLILGIALAISPSAAWIAVRGTLNDEIPILLSVLVLMWTAGFDVLYACQDFEFDRKAGLRSIPARFGIKNSLWIARVFHFQAFIVLVLLYLVTGLGWLALAGVIAVGALLIYQHTLVKANDLSKMNAAFFTTNAFVSVILLMTFGASVMLNQSR
- a CDS encoding metal-binding protein — its product is MPRGRTHDAITFLLAAPAFAVTYSVTRDIAASATVGLAFIFGGLMFGPDLDTVSRQYSRWFIFRFLWFPYRSFFSHRSRFSHGLIFGALIRVVYFMGIVSLIVFLTVYLYAANSGGSLPAFGQIADVWRPIGIYTREKLGSNLLELIFPGLWLGAASHTFTDMAGSFVKTGRVAKFL
- a CDS encoding nucleotide sugar dehydrogenase, translated to MIKEELKGLISDKSARIGVIGLGYVGLPLIIEFCLKGYEAVGFEVDEKKTSEINAGRSYIVDVTSENVKKCVDEGKLTATTDFAKLNTCDVIIICVPTPLRKTKDPDMSYILTAGGEIQKYMRRGQLIILESTTYPGTTDEVLLPMFEEKGFKLDEDFLLAFSPERVDPGNPQFQTHNIPKVVGGVGPDSTDVAAFLYGQIVSNIHRVSSARVAEAAKLWENTFRAINIGMANEMAKVCNALGIDTWEVVSAAATKPFGFMPFYPGPGIGGHCIPLDPHYLSWKARQHGFDSKFISLAEQINSTMPNYVVELATAALNEERKAVNGSKILILGVAYKKDIDDMRESPALSIIDLLRADGADVYYHDPFVPVVTFDHAYTIGDADPLYNKELTDELIAESDCVIICTEHTTVDYSRICRLAKVVVDTRNALSPEIRGACNAKVVRL
- a CDS encoding DUF481 domain-containing protein translates to MKNFSWPLATLLLFSLALNIAASEITLKNGDRLTGKIVDESDDTITVETVYAGKVKIARSHIEKVVADPATKDAIKPVATAVQPKPEKAPVSVPSPAVVKKSSNGFSGRFRALATGWEGNANIGFSYTSGNSNNITMSTGLRASKTRPQDGFIIYARSLWNSNHGNHVNITTQNAFWGGARYDRTIDRRLFGFISYDFERDKPRHLNFRSVPGGGLGHRTIKNDRTELEFIAGGAWNRTWQTGNDTNTPEALAGFTFKQKLNDRMKFQNTMTFFQNVTDRNEYRFIFDATLSADVTKKVGFYFSVGDRFNNDPNGNAQRNDFLFTTGMKWNFGKKK
- a CDS encoding rhodanese-like domain-containing protein, which codes for MNKLKASGLSLFVLVLFLACQKPAVIEYVKYTNDLAVPRISAEEAKKEYDAGNVVFVDSRGQAAFDVEHLPGAIVVPYQPGVEQSYDNLPKGKKIIVYCS